The following are encoded together in the Bradymonas sediminis genome:
- a CDS encoding GNAT family N-acetyltransferase: MNWYEKLSQYFPTQEMKTRAHMELLLKERGDIYHKDEGPYHVLMYAETPGFVFVDYIWVSAKARGQGIGHKLMAKLKQKGKPIILEVEPIDYEDSDTEKRLHFYKREDFEHASTIGYHSRSLRTQEVDTLEILYWSPGKESEESIMEKMKQTYDKIHTFKDVQLYGESHDPVDDVLSIDPEATNDILEFDEPGA; the protein is encoded by the coding sequence GAATTGGTACGAAAAACTCAGCCAATACTTTCCTACCCAGGAGATGAAGACGCGCGCGCATATGGAATTACTCCTTAAAGAACGCGGAGATATCTATCATAAGGACGAAGGCCCCTATCACGTCCTGATGTACGCGGAGACCCCCGGATTTGTCTTCGTTGACTATATCTGGGTGTCGGCCAAGGCGCGCGGCCAGGGAATCGGTCACAAGCTCATGGCCAAGCTCAAGCAAAAAGGCAAACCCATCATCCTGGAGGTCGAGCCCATCGACTACGAGGACTCGGACACCGAAAAGCGCCTGCATTTCTACAAGCGCGAGGACTTCGAGCACGCCTCCACCATCGGCTATCACAGCCGATCGCTGCGCACCCAGGAGGTCGATACCCTTGAGATTCTGTATTGGTCCCCCGGAAAGGAGTCCGAGGAGAGCATCATGGAGAAGATGAAGCAGACCTACGATAAGATCCACACCTTCAAGGACGTCCAATTATACGGCGAGTCGCACGACCCGGTGGATGACGTGCTGAGCATCGATCCGGAGGCGACCAACGACATCCTTGAATTCGACGAACCCGGCGCCTAA
- a CDS encoding BlaI/MecI/CopY family transcriptional regulator, with translation MKGIRIRPEQEGLRTTLFDLEAEIMECVWSAGWESFAVSDVLEALQESREIAYTTVMTTVVRLFKKGLLSRQKDGRRYVYQSKMSRAQFIEKMTRDVLSSLPEGGRETAMTFLVEQIEDADDAELDRLEALIQARRQERAAALKSSDEEDP, from the coding sequence ATGAAAGGCATACGCATCCGCCCCGAACAAGAGGGGCTTCGCACCACACTCTTCGATCTCGAAGCCGAGATCATGGAATGCGTCTGGTCGGCCGGATGGGAGTCATTCGCGGTCTCCGACGTCCTTGAGGCGCTCCAGGAGAGCCGCGAGATCGCCTATACGACGGTGATGACCACCGTCGTGCGCCTCTTCAAAAAAGGGCTACTCAGCCGGCAAAAAGACGGGCGTCGCTACGTGTATCAGAGCAAGATGTCGCGGGCTCAATTCATCGAAAAGATGACCCGCGACGTGCTCTCAAGCCTGCCCGAGGGTGGGCGCGAGACCGCGATGACCTTCCTGGTCGAACAGATCGAGGACGCCGACGATGCCGAGCTCGACCGCCTCGAGGCGCTGATTCAAGCGCGTCGCCAGGAGCGCGCCGCCGCGCTTAAGTCGAGCGACGAGGAGGACCCGTGA
- a CDS encoding TolC family protein — protein MLPAANAQKREEYENIPAELSEPYIPSAQMVDPATATELSLDELLVFADQNAPTIRVARAEVERVKADQTAARATFPENPALGLGAGPRIIDGDSGMSFEVSLEQTIELSGARGLRLDALQAAEQVALAEVNEARWAIHVETHALYNDLLVNIEQRDQAQRFLEFAQSLRDIAQRRIDAGESSPLTLFAADADLARAGNEVSRANEDETRIRAEIAAVVGWPSESIPPVTGELEPIRKAPDTKVLLKRMRNNHPQLRTRRLASVLAERRIQFADREAWPNPTLGLSYEREGEPDAGPSPQTWMFSVSVPIPLWQRNQGPRQRAQADLSLAEQKQHAAALKLRSELTAAASALTATAERVEQYDRAVIAPLEQNLTLLQRAYELGEVDIYQISQMRESLLEAHARYIDARHEYYQAAAILEGLVGAELWPTEGSNP, from the coding sequence ATGCTTCCAGCCGCAAACGCGCAGAAGCGCGAGGAATATGAGAACATTCCGGCCGAATTGAGCGAACCCTATATACCCAGCGCCCAGATGGTCGACCCGGCGACCGCCACCGAGTTAAGCCTCGATGAACTGCTGGTCTTCGCCGACCAGAACGCGCCGACGATTCGCGTCGCGCGGGCCGAGGTTGAGCGAGTCAAAGCCGACCAAACCGCTGCGCGGGCGACCTTCCCCGAGAATCCAGCGCTTGGCCTGGGCGCCGGCCCGCGCATCATCGACGGCGATAGCGGGATGAGCTTTGAAGTATCGCTTGAGCAAACCATCGAGCTTTCGGGCGCGCGCGGGCTGCGCCTCGACGCCCTCCAGGCGGCCGAGCAGGTCGCCCTGGCCGAGGTCAACGAGGCGCGCTGGGCGATCCACGTCGAGACCCACGCGCTCTATAACGACCTGCTGGTCAATATCGAGCAACGCGACCAGGCCCAGCGATTTTTAGAGTTCGCGCAGTCCCTACGAGACATCGCCCAGCGGCGCATCGACGCCGGCGAGTCCTCGCCGCTGACCCTCTTCGCCGCCGACGCGGATCTTGCGCGCGCAGGCAATGAGGTCTCGCGCGCCAACGAAGACGAGACGCGCATCCGCGCCGAAATCGCGGCCGTCGTCGGCTGGCCTTCCGAGTCGATCCCGCCGGTCACCGGCGAGCTGGAGCCGATCCGCAAGGCGCCCGACACCAAAGTTCTGCTCAAGCGAATGCGCAATAATCACCCGCAACTTCGCACCCGCCGACTCGCCAGCGTCTTGGCGGAGCGGCGCATTCAATTCGCCGACCGCGAGGCCTGGCCCAACCCGACCCTCGGCCTGAGCTATGAGCGCGAGGGCGAGCCCGACGCGGGCCCCTCGCCGCAGACCTGGATGTTCAGCGTCTCGGTGCCGATTCCGCTGTGGCAACGCAACCAGGGCCCGCGCCAACGCGCTCAGGCGGACCTCTCACTCGCCGAGCAAAAACAGCACGCCGCGGCCCTGAAGCTGCGCTCGGAGCTCACCGCCGCGGCCAGCGCGCTCACCGCCACCGCCGAGCGCGTCGAGCAATACGACCGCGCCGTCATCGCCCCGCTCGAGCAAAACCTCACCCTCTTGCAGCGCGCCTATGAGCTGGGCGAGGTCGATATATACCAGATCTCACAGATGCGCGAATCGCTGCTCGAAGCCCACGCCCGCTATATCGACGCGCGCCACGAATATTACCAGGCCGCCGCCATCCTCGAAGGCCTCGTCGGCGCCGAACTCTGGCCGACCGAAGGGAGCAACCCATGA
- a CDS encoding efflux RND transporter periplasmic adaptor subunit — protein MNISTMTYKFLFIFGALTLAACSPSSAKNDHGHDDHADEAHADDEHPETNVVKLTPAALKRSDIQTRPPTAGALKEQLRVPAQVDFDPNRVAHISTFVQGQIVDIGPNIGDPVKANEKLATVRSVTLGQARAGLSTARAQFEVAENNYERQKLLRAEGINSERSLAEAQAELHEARAARDAAQSKLTVLGDAGKSGSRLTLRSPIDGVVHERPAIRGESVAPGDDLFVIADTSRVWILGQVYEQQVANLKVGMRAGLTLAAYPGKRWEGQLDYIAGALDPKTRTLTVRVELDNPDGQLRPGLLGTLWLAANPADADADAETPPTSLHIPRDAVQELHGRSVVFVARGEPGEFHAEPVALGRESGGQVEVLDGLAPDASVVVQGAFILKSELMRGELGDGHAH, from the coding sequence ATGAATATCTCCACGATGACTTATAAATTTCTATTCATCTTCGGCGCGCTGACCCTCGCCGCCTGCTCACCGTCTTCGGCAAAGAACGACCACGGGCACGACGACCACGCAGACGAAGCACACGCCGACGACGAGCATCCTGAGACGAACGTCGTCAAACTCACGCCCGCCGCGCTCAAACGCAGCGATATCCAGACCCGCCCGCCGACCGCGGGCGCCCTGAAGGAGCAGCTGCGCGTCCCCGCCCAGGTCGACTTCGACCCGAACCGCGTCGCCCATATCAGCACCTTCGTGCAGGGGCAGATCGTCGATATCGGACCCAATATCGGAGACCCGGTCAAAGCCAACGAGAAGCTCGCCACGGTCCGAAGCGTCACGCTCGGGCAGGCCCGCGCAGGCCTGAGCACCGCGCGCGCGCAATTTGAGGTCGCCGAGAATAATTATGAGCGCCAAAAACTGCTGCGCGCCGAGGGCATCAACTCCGAGCGAAGCCTGGCCGAAGCCCAGGCCGAGCTGCACGAGGCCCGGGCGGCGCGCGACGCCGCCCAATCCAAGCTCACAGTGCTGGGCGACGCCGGAAAATCCGGCTCCCGACTGACGCTTCGAAGCCCGATCGACGGCGTCGTGCACGAACGCCCGGCGATTCGCGGCGAGAGCGTCGCCCCGGGCGACGACCTCTTCGTGATCGCCGACACCTCGCGTGTGTGGATTCTCGGCCAGGTCTACGAGCAGCAAGTCGCAAACCTGAAGGTCGGCATGCGCGCTGGGCTCACGCTCGCCGCGTACCCCGGCAAGCGTTGGGAGGGGCAGCTCGACTATATCGCCGGCGCCCTGGACCCCAAGACCCGCACGTTGACGGTGCGCGTCGAGCTCGACAACCCCGACGGCCAACTCCGCCCCGGCCTGCTCGGCACCCTATGGCTCGCCGCTAACCCCGCTGACGCCGACGCCGACGCTGAGACGCCACCGACCTCATTGCATATCCCCCGCGACGCCGTGCAGGAGCTCCACGGCCGATCGGTGGTCTTCGTCGCGCGCGGCGAGCCCGGCGAATTCCACGCCGAACCGGTGGCCCTGGGGCGCGAGAGCGGCGGGCAAGTCGAGGTCCTCGACGGGCTGGCACCCGACGCATCCGTCGTGGTCCAGGGCGCGTTCATCCTCAAATCCGAGCTGATGCGCGGCGAGCTCGGCGACGGCCACGCCCACTGA
- a CDS encoding efflux RND transporter permease subunit, protein MKSLVEFCIQHRFLVIFGVLLAGVLGVRAAQHLPIDAVPDVTNIQVQALTNAPSLGPLEVEQYITLPVEAAMNGIPGVEKVRSLSRVGLSAVTVEFEEGTDLYFARQMVAQRLNDARENIPSSYGSPELGPLTSGLGEIYQFEVRGEPMCASSAPADNTDDCYTPMELRSILDWSVNLQLQTVPGVVEINSFGGDLKTYEVQIDPERLNAFGLSLGEVFEALEANNANAGGGYIVRGGEQRVIRGEGLIATLDDVRNVRVSTLNGDTPVYVRDIATVAFAPMLRQGAVTRDGRGEVITGTAMMLVGENSAEVSDAVKERLDTIAPGLPDGVTIEPYYDRSELVDRTIRTVATNLIEGGVLVIVVLLLMLGNLRGGLLVASVIPLSLLVTFIVMRVFNVSGNLMSLGALDFGLIIDGAIVMVENITRRLSEQRAQGKDIKRTVRDAAAQVMRPVLFGTAIIMIVYIPVLSLDGISGKMFRPMAITVLAALGAALIFAITLVPAASTWIFKDGVRESEPWLARISRQLYEPLLHRALIMRKTVIGIALLLLVGGGIIASQMGAEFIPQLDEGAIAMQAIRPPSISLEESIEATTRIEATLKESFPDEVDTVISRTGRPEIATDPMGVDISDIYVMLHPEDEWTRVKTKAELVDAIEEVLLHEVPGQNYSFSQPIELRTNELISGTRADVAVNLYGPDLDELDAAGARIMSVLRTIDGAADVSADPVAGLPSLRVIVDREAAARYGINARQVLDAVSAMGGHPVGTVFEGQERYNLQVRLKEDARHDPQAIKSLLIAAPNGRRVPLGQVAEVRLDEGPAVINRDSAQRRRTIQVNVRGRDLAGFVTEAQERVLADSDLKPGYFVQWGGSFKDLQAATSRLAIAVPAALLLIFLLLYTMFGAARPALIIYLNIPIATVGGIFALWARGMPFSISAAVGFIALSGIAVLNGVVMVSYIRDLQKEGLSLFDATEKGARLRLRAILMTALTDGLGFLPMTLATGAGAEVQQPLATVVIGGLITATFLTLFVLPAIYSLLGGEYVEADFTR, encoded by the coding sequence ATGAAAAGCCTGGTTGAATTTTGCATCCAACACCGCTTCCTCGTCATCTTCGGCGTCCTCCTGGCCGGCGTGCTGGGCGTGCGCGCGGCCCAGCATCTTCCGATCGACGCGGTCCCGGACGTCACCAACATACAGGTGCAGGCGCTCACCAACGCGCCGTCTTTGGGCCCGCTCGAAGTCGAGCAATATATTACGCTCCCGGTCGAAGCGGCGATGAACGGCATCCCCGGCGTCGAGAAGGTGCGAAGCCTGTCGCGCGTGGGGCTGTCGGCGGTCACCGTCGAGTTTGAAGAAGGCACCGACCTCTATTTTGCGCGTCAAATGGTCGCCCAACGCCTGAACGACGCCCGCGAGAATATCCCCAGCTCCTACGGCTCACCGGAGCTTGGTCCGCTGACCAGCGGGCTCGGCGAGATCTACCAATTCGAGGTACGCGGCGAGCCGATGTGCGCGTCCTCGGCGCCGGCCGACAACACCGACGATTGCTATACCCCCATGGAGCTGCGCTCGATCCTCGACTGGTCGGTCAACCTGCAGCTTCAGACCGTGCCGGGCGTGGTCGAGATCAACTCCTTTGGCGGCGACCTAAAGACCTACGAGGTCCAGATCGACCCCGAGCGCCTCAACGCCTTCGGCCTGAGCCTCGGCGAGGTTTTCGAGGCGCTGGAGGCCAATAATGCGAACGCCGGCGGCGGGTATATCGTGCGCGGCGGAGAGCAGCGCGTGATCCGCGGCGAGGGGCTGATCGCGACGCTCGACGACGTGCGAAATGTGCGCGTGAGCACGCTCAACGGCGACACGCCAGTCTATGTGCGCGACATCGCCACGGTCGCGTTTGCCCCGATGCTTCGCCAGGGCGCGGTGACCCGCGACGGGCGCGGTGAGGTCATCACTGGCACCGCGATGATGCTGGTCGGCGAGAACTCCGCCGAGGTCTCCGACGCGGTCAAAGAGCGCCTCGACACGATCGCCCCGGGGCTCCCCGATGGCGTCACGATCGAGCCGTATTATGACCGCTCCGAGCTGGTCGACCGCACGATCCGCACGGTCGCCACCAACCTGATCGAGGGCGGCGTCCTGGTCATCGTTGTCTTGCTGCTGATGCTTGGGAACCTACGCGGCGGGCTGCTCGTGGCCAGCGTAATTCCGCTGTCTTTGCTGGTGACGTTTATCGTGATGCGAGTGTTCAACGTCTCCGGCAACCTGATGAGCCTGGGGGCCCTGGACTTCGGTCTGATCATCGACGGGGCCATCGTGATGGTCGAAAATATCACGCGCAGGCTCTCGGAGCAGCGCGCCCAGGGCAAAGATATCAAGCGCACCGTGCGCGACGCCGCCGCCCAGGTGATGCGCCCGGTGCTCTTTGGCACCGCGATCATCATGATCGTGTATATCCCGGTGCTCTCGCTCGACGGCATCTCCGGCAAGATGTTTCGCCCCATGGCCATCACCGTTTTGGCCGCGCTGGGCGCGGCGCTGATCTTCGCGATCACGCTGGTCCCGGCGGCCTCAACGTGGATCTTTAAGGACGGCGTGCGCGAGAGCGAGCCGTGGCTCGCGCGCATCAGCCGGCAGCTCTACGAACCGCTGCTCCACCGCGCCCTGATCATGCGCAAAACCGTCATCGGCATCGCGCTCTTATTGCTGGTGGGTGGCGGCATCATCGCCTCACAGATGGGCGCCGAGTTCATCCCGCAGCTCGACGAGGGCGCGATCGCCATGCAGGCCATCCGCCCGCCGTCGATCTCGTTGGAGGAGTCCATCGAGGCGACCACGCGCATCGAGGCCACCTTAAAAGAGAGCTTCCCCGACGAGGTCGACACGGTGATCTCGCGCACCGGTCGCCCAGAAATCGCCACCGACCCGATGGGCGTCGATATCTCGGATATCTACGTGATGCTGCACCCCGAAGACGAATGGACGCGGGTCAAAACCAAGGCCGAGCTGGTCGACGCGATTGAGGAAGTCCTGCTGCACGAAGTTCCGGGGCAAAATTACTCCTTCTCACAGCCCATCGAGCTTCGTACCAACGAGCTCATCAGCGGCACCCGCGCCGACGTCGCGGTCAACCTCTACGGCCCCGACCTCGACGAGCTCGACGCCGCCGGCGCGCGCATCATGAGTGTTTTGCGCACCATCGACGGCGCCGCCGATGTCAGCGCCGACCCGGTCGCCGGGCTGCCGTCTTTGCGCGTCATCGTCGACCGCGAGGCCGCCGCCCGCTATGGCATCAACGCGCGCCAGGTCCTCGACGCCGTCTCCGCGATGGGCGGCCACCCCGTGGGCACCGTCTTCGAGGGCCAGGAGCGCTATAATCTGCAGGTGCGCCTTAAAGAAGACGCGCGCCACGACCCCCAGGCCATCAAATCCCTGCTGATCGCTGCGCCCAACGGCCGGCGCGTCCCGCTCGGCCAGGTCGCCGAGGTCCGCCTGGACGAAGGCCCCGCCGTCATCAACCGCGACAGCGCCCAGCGCCGCCGCACCATCCAGGTCAACGTGCGCGGCCGCGACCTGGCCGGCTTCGTCACCGAGGCCCAGGAGCGCGTGCTGGCCGACAGCGACCTTAAACCCGGATATTTTGTCCAATGGGGCGGCTCCTTCAAGGACCTGCAGGCCGCCACCTCGCGCCTCGCCATCGCCGTCCCCGCCGCGCTTTTGCTCATCTTCCTCTTGCTCTACACCATGTTCGGCGCCGCCCGCCCCGCCCTCATCATCTACCTCAATATCCCCATCGCCACGGTCGGCGGCATCTTCGCACTGTGGGCGCGCGGCATGCCGTTTTCGATCTCGGCGGCGGTCGGATTCATCGCGCTGTCGGGCATCGCCGTGCTCAACGGCGTGGTGATGGTCTCCTATATTCGCGACCTCCAAAAAGAAGGCTTGAGCCTGTTCGACGCCACCGAAAAAGGCGCGCGCCTCAGGCTCCGCGCCATCCTCATGACCGCGCTGACCGACGGGCTGGGATTCCTGCCGATGACCCTGGCGACCGGCGCGGGCGCGGAGGTCCAGCAACCGCTGGCGACGGTGGTGATCGGCGGGCTGATTACGGCGACGTTTTTGACGCTGTTTGTGTTGCCGGCGATTTATAGCCTGTTGGGCGGGGAGTATGTGGAGGCGGATTTTACGCGCTAG
- a CDS encoding tetratricopeptide repeat protein has product MNCTYCGYFNEEQTTLCRRCGADVAQPTCSQCDVPVAWGQTQCAQCEALSEAADKTPCPSCRALNTVSAGYCTACGTPMAVITRVMTLGNARDREPLETWRIYGIETQVGGRDAELDALSENLKKAIQSKGLRTLALSAPTGLGKSRLIAEFQRNLNASFDETVFLQAASRDESGGPFSMFARMLKGRFYIGEHENPASARRKFMEAVRALIDIPEEAERVGHLVGHLIGMHFEDSHHLPSVRDSEGAFNLNKRSYDAFATLLAADAAKNPIVVALDDLQYATRQSGEVLEYLVEKRADNPLKDRPILLIASWNSDEIIATDPLKTLGYDARVELKPLSDQEVRDFVRDALHKAEQVPDILVDRIVDATHGNPLAVEETLRILMSRGVIDTRQSVWQVKPDKLKDIDIPTTVEDTVRARLATLADDERLVLEMAASIGDVFWPELVHCLYRARLDYDDQPLNYWSDADPDARVDAIIESLERKDMIRRHDDTLLAPVDEMHFKHRIERISLFEDLNPLHKRRYHQAIAQWIQNGWIGADPAEDELHICEMVARHYDAAECPDQAADFYLRAARLAGARYANHKAVELFTRGLALLSEARSADKIDAFHDLGSLCDLLGEFDQSLAYFREMLRYSWLLDNLSKGGVAYNKIGRAYRSLGEYDEALEAFELSLILFRDGEDTRGVASTLDDIGQIHRIRGDYEAALKYYSAGLQLRRELGLERSIALSLNHIGTLKLGTGDLKEAMVYFREALEMRKKIGDRRGVAESFNNLAALCVERDMYPQAVTLFEEALEIARAIGYRTLEMMVLNNLGETLLGQGDTAQAEDTLNKAMDVAQVSGDKRVLFDILRNLALVAAKQGERPLAVERMESALMLAEQLGSRALFGTAKHSLAKVYTQFCDADPDAIAKAHAQFQEAADVLEDVGNDAQLARCLSNFGDFLLKQGERERATETLNRARAIFKRLEMNRQHDAVSAQLS; this is encoded by the coding sequence ATGAATTGCACGTATTGCGGGTATTTTAACGAAGAACAGACCACCCTCTGCCGCCGGTGCGGGGCGGACGTGGCTCAACCGACTTGCTCCCAATGCGACGTCCCCGTCGCCTGGGGTCAAACCCAATGCGCCCAATGCGAGGCGCTGTCGGAGGCCGCCGACAAGACGCCCTGCCCGTCCTGCCGCGCGCTCAATACCGTCTCGGCCGGATATTGCACCGCCTGCGGCACGCCCATGGCGGTCATCACCCGCGTGATGACGCTCGGCAACGCGCGCGACCGCGAGCCCCTGGAGACCTGGCGCATCTACGGCATCGAAACCCAGGTCGGGGGCCGCGACGCCGAGCTCGACGCGCTCTCCGAAAACCTCAAAAAAGCCATCCAATCCAAGGGCTTGCGCACATTGGCGCTGAGCGCGCCGACCGGGTTGGGCAAGAGCCGGCTTATCGCGGAGTTCCAGCGCAACCTCAACGCCTCCTTCGACGAGACGGTCTTTTTGCAGGCCGCCAGCCGCGACGAATCCGGCGGCCCCTTCTCGATGTTCGCCCGCATGCTCAAGGGGCGATTTTATATCGGCGAGCACGAGAATCCGGCCTCGGCCCGGCGAAAATTCATGGAGGCGGTGCGCGCCCTGATCGACATCCCGGAGGAAGCCGAGCGCGTCGGCCACCTGGTCGGCCACCTGATCGGCATGCATTTCGAGGACTCGCATCACCTGCCGAGCGTGCGCGACTCCGAGGGCGCCTTCAACCTGAATAAGCGAAGCTACGACGCCTTCGCGACACTTTTGGCCGCGGACGCCGCGAAGAACCCGATCGTCGTCGCCCTGGACGACCTGCAATACGCGACGCGCCAATCCGGTGAAGTGCTCGAATATCTTGTCGAGAAACGCGCCGATAACCCGCTCAAAGACCGCCCAATCTTGCTCATCGCGTCCTGGAATTCCGACGAGATCATCGCCACCGACCCGCTCAAGACGCTCGGCTACGACGCGCGCGTCGAGCTCAAGCCGCTCAGCGACCAGGAAGTGCGCGACTTCGTGCGCGACGCGCTGCATAAGGCCGAGCAGGTGCCCGATATCCTTGTCGATCGCATCGTCGACGCCACCCACGGAAACCCCCTGGCGGTCGAAGAAACCCTGCGCATTTTGATGAGCCGCGGCGTCATCGACACGCGCCAGTCGGTCTGGCAGGTCAAGCCCGACAAGCTCAAGGATATCGACATCCCGACCACCGTCGAGGACACCGTGCGCGCGCGCCTGGCCACGCTGGCCGACGACGAACGCCTGGTGCTCGAGATGGCGGCGAGCATCGGCGACGTCTTCTGGCCGGAGCTGGTGCATTGCCTGTACCGCGCCCGCCTCGATTACGACGACCAGCCGCTCAATTATTGGAGCGACGCGGACCCCGACGCGCGGGTGGACGCGATCATCGAGAGCCTCGAGCGAAAGGATATGATCCGCCGCCACGACGACACCCTCTTGGCCCCGGTCGACGAGATGCATTTTAAGCATCGCATCGAGCGCATCTCGCTCTTCGAAGACCTGAACCCGTTGCATAAGCGGCGCTACCACCAGGCGATCGCCCAGTGGATTCAAAACGGATGGATTGGCGCGGACCCGGCCGAGGACGAGCTCCATATCTGTGAGATGGTCGCGCGCCATTATGACGCGGCCGAATGCCCCGATCAGGCCGCTGACTTCTACCTGCGCGCCGCGCGCCTGGCCGGCGCGCGCTACGCCAATCACAAGGCGGTCGAGCTCTTTACGCGCGGGCTCGCGCTGCTGAGCGAGGCCCGCAGCGCCGACAAGATCGACGCCTTCCACGACCTCGGAAGCCTGTGCGATTTGCTGGGCGAGTTCGACCAATCGCTGGCCTATTTCCGCGAAATGCTGCGCTATAGTTGGCTGCTCGACAACCTCTCCAAGGGCGGCGTCGCCTATAATAAGATCGGGCGCGCCTACCGAAGCCTGGGCGAATATGACGAGGCGCTCGAAGCCTTCGAGCTCTCGCTCATCCTCTTTCGCGACGGCGAAGACACCCGCGGCGTGGCGAGCACGCTCGACGATATCGGCCAGATTCACCGCATTCGCGGCGACTACGAGGCCGCGCTCAAATATTATTCGGCGGGGCTTCAATTGCGCCGCGAGCTCGGCCTGGAGCGCTCCATCGCGCTGAGCCTCAACCATATCGGCACCCTCAAATTAGGCACCGGCGACCTCAAAGAGGCGATGGTCTATTTCCGCGAAGCCCTCGAGATGCGCAAAAAGATCGGCGACCGCCGCGGCGTCGCCGAGAGCTTCAACAACCTCGCCGCCCTATGCGTCGAGCGCGATATGTACCCCCAGGCGGTCACCCTCTTTGAGGAGGCCCTCGAGATCGCGCGCGCCATCGGCTATCGCACCCTCGAGATGATGGTCCTGAATAACCTGGGCGAAACCCTGCTGGGTCAGGGCGACACCGCGCAGGCCGAGGACACGCTCAACAAGGCGATGGACGTCGCCCAGGTCTCCGGCGACAAGCGCGTCCTCTTCGATATCCTGCGAAACCTGGCGCTGGTCGCCGCAAAACAAGGCGAGCGCCCGCTGGCCGTCGAGCGCATGGAATCCGCGCTGATGCTGGCCGAACAGCTCGGCTCACGCGCCCTCTTTGGCACCGCCAAGCACTCCCTGGCCAAGGTCTATACCCAATTCTGCGACGCGGACCCCGACGCCATCGCCAAGGCCCACGCCCAATTTCAGGAGGCCGCCGACGTGCTCGAAGACGTCGGCAACGACGCCCAGCTGGCCCGCTGCCTGTCGAATTTCGGCGATTTTTTGCTCAAACAGGGCGAGCGCGAGCGCGCGACCGAAACGCTCAACCGCGCCCGCGCGATCTTTAAGCGCCTGGAGATGAACCGCCAACACGACGCCGTCTCGGCCCAGCTCTCGTGA